Proteins from a single region of Nocardioides anomalus:
- a CDS encoding alpha-mannosidase, which translates to MHRDLYDEPLRLRRVLERVRAAEEADAEPLAITALALDTEPEPFADVVGRPFAPFAVGSAWGPAWGTTWFRLRGSVPERMRGARLELAVDLGFTAVQPGFQAEGLAYRPDGSVIKGVEPRTAHLPHEGGDAHEVDVYVEAASNPTLGWRGPTPLGDRTTADEEPLYRFARADLVAVDEEVRALGHDLEALLELAVRLPEDEPRRHRLLTGLLRAADLLDGGLDAPAARAVLRPLLAAPATASAHRVSAVGHAHIDSAWLWPVRETVRKCARTFANVLALAEEHPELRFACSSAQQYAWVQEHQPGLWERIRAAVADGTFVPVGGMWVESDTNLPGGESMVRQLVHGGRFFREELGVECPEVWLPDSFGYSGSLPQLVRLAGARWFLSQKLSWNQTNPFPHSTFWWEGIDGTRVLTHFPPADTYNGEITADELLRGQRQLRDSGPASRALLPFGYGDGGGGPTREMLERAARYADLEGVPRVVVESPAEFFAGAEEEYADQAPVWSGEMYLEYHRGTYTSQVAMKQGNRRTEHLLREAELWASTAAVRTGAAYPHEALERLWRSALLHQFHDILPGSSIAWVHREAREVYARMGAELEGIVDTSIAALGGGGEVAFNAGPFAVDGVPALGSGPVRAAPGEVVLERDGDDLVLDNGVLRLRLDAAGVLTSVHDLRAEREVLAGPAHLLQLHPDRPSNWDAWDIEPQHLAHRTDLVEADELRAEVRGGVAEVVVVRTHGPSRFEQRLRLAPGAGRVELETTVNWQHRATLLKVAFPLAVHADRSSAEVGFGHVHRPTHTNTSWDAARFEICAHRWLHVGDASYGVALVNSTTSGHDVTRAGAGERRGSAPTTVRLSLCRAPGFPDPDADRGTHTFRYALVPGADIAEAVREGYRANLPLRRGAAAVEPLVAVASGRAVVEAVKLAEDRSGDVVVRLYEPLGGRTSVRLRFGFEHRDVEVVDLHERADAEVAALAPYADGVLELGPFQVVTLRVRR; encoded by the coding sequence GTGCACCGCGACCTGTACGACGAGCCGTTGCGCCTGCGCCGGGTGCTGGAGCGGGTTCGGGCGGCCGAGGAGGCCGACGCCGAGCCCCTCGCGATCACCGCCCTGGCCCTGGACACGGAGCCCGAGCCCTTCGCCGACGTCGTGGGCCGGCCGTTCGCGCCGTTCGCCGTCGGCTCCGCGTGGGGTCCGGCCTGGGGCACGACGTGGTTCCGGCTGCGGGGGAGCGTGCCGGAGCGGATGCGCGGCGCGCGCCTCGAGCTGGCCGTGGACCTCGGCTTCACCGCGGTCCAGCCGGGCTTCCAGGCCGAAGGGCTCGCCTACCGGCCGGACGGGAGCGTGATCAAGGGCGTCGAGCCGCGCACGGCACACCTCCCGCACGAGGGCGGCGACGCGCACGAGGTCGACGTCTACGTCGAGGCCGCCTCCAACCCCACCCTCGGCTGGCGCGGTCCGACCCCGCTCGGCGACCGGACCACGGCCGACGAGGAGCCGCTCTACCGCTTCGCCCGCGCCGACCTCGTGGCCGTCGACGAGGAGGTCCGGGCGCTGGGCCACGACCTGGAGGCGCTGCTCGAGCTCGCCGTCCGGCTCCCGGAGGACGAGCCGCGCCGGCACCGGCTGCTGACCGGGCTGCTGCGGGCCGCGGACCTCCTGGACGGTGGCCTGGACGCCCCGGCCGCCCGCGCGGTCCTGCGGCCGCTGCTCGCGGCGCCGGCGACCGCGAGCGCGCACCGGGTCAGCGCCGTGGGTCACGCCCACATCGACTCGGCCTGGCTGTGGCCGGTCCGCGAGACCGTGCGCAAGTGCGCGCGCACCTTCGCCAACGTGCTGGCCCTGGCCGAGGAGCACCCCGAGCTGCGCTTCGCGTGCTCCTCGGCCCAGCAGTACGCCTGGGTGCAGGAGCACCAGCCCGGCCTGTGGGAGCGGATCCGGGCCGCCGTGGCGGACGGGACGTTCGTGCCCGTCGGCGGCATGTGGGTGGAGTCCGACACCAACCTGCCCGGCGGGGAGTCGATGGTGCGCCAGCTGGTCCACGGGGGCCGGTTCTTCCGCGAGGAGCTCGGGGTCGAGTGCCCGGAGGTGTGGCTGCCCGACTCCTTCGGCTACTCCGGCTCCCTGCCGCAGCTCGTCCGCCTCGCGGGGGCGCGGTGGTTCCTGTCACAGAAGCTCTCCTGGAACCAGACCAACCCCTTCCCGCACTCGACGTTCTGGTGGGAGGGGATCGACGGCACCCGCGTCCTCACCCACTTCCCACCCGCCGACACCTACAACGGCGAGATCACCGCGGACGAGCTGTTGCGCGGCCAGCGGCAGCTGCGCGACAGCGGGCCGGCCAGCCGCGCCCTGCTGCCCTTCGGCTACGGCGACGGCGGCGGCGGTCCCACCCGCGAGATGCTCGAGCGGGCCGCGCGGTACGCCGACCTGGAGGGCGTCCCGCGCGTGGTCGTCGAGTCGCCGGCGGAGTTCTTCGCCGGCGCCGAGGAGGAGTACGCCGACCAGGCGCCGGTCTGGTCGGGCGAGATGTACCTCGAGTACCACCGGGGGACGTACACGAGCCAGGTCGCGATGAAGCAGGGCAACCGGCGCACCGAGCACCTGCTGCGCGAGGCGGAGCTCTGGGCGAGCACCGCGGCGGTGCGCACCGGCGCGGCGTACCCCCACGAGGCGCTCGAGCGGCTGTGGCGGTCGGCGCTGCTGCACCAGTTCCACGACATCCTCCCGGGCAGCTCGATCGCCTGGGTGCACCGCGAGGCCCGCGAGGTCTACGCCCGGATGGGCGCGGAGCTGGAGGGGATCGTCGACACCTCGATCGCGGCGCTGGGAGGCGGCGGGGAGGTCGCGTTCAACGCCGGTCCGTTCGCGGTCGACGGCGTGCCGGCCCTGGGCTCCGGACCGGTCCGCGCCGCGCCGGGCGAGGTGGTCCTCGAGCGCGACGGCGACGACCTGGTGCTGGACAACGGCGTGCTCCGGCTGCGGCTGGACGCGGCCGGGGTGCTCACCTCGGTGCACGACCTGCGCGCCGAGCGCGAGGTGCTGGCCGGTCCCGCGCACCTGCTCCAGCTGCACCCGGACCGGCCCAGCAACTGGGACGCCTGGGACATCGAGCCCCAGCACCTCGCCCACCGCACCGACCTGGTCGAGGCCGACGAGTTGCGCGCGGAGGTCCGCGGCGGCGTGGCCGAGGTGGTCGTGGTGCGCACCCACGGTCCGTCGCGGTTCGAGCAGCGGCTCCGGCTCGCCCCCGGCGCCGGGCGGGTCGAGCTGGAGACCACCGTGAACTGGCAGCACCGCGCCACCCTGCTCAAGGTGGCCTTCCCGCTCGCGGTGCACGCCGACCGCTCGAGCGCGGAGGTCGGCTTCGGCCACGTCCACCGGCCCACCCACACCAACACCTCCTGGGACGCCGCCCGCTTCGAGATCTGCGCCCACCGCTGGCTCCACGTCGGCGACGCGTCGTACGGCGTGGCGCTGGTGAACAGCACGACCTCCGGCCACGACGTGACGCGCGCCGGCGCGGGCGAGCGTCGCGGGTCCGCCCCGACGACGGTCCGGCTCAGCCTGTGCCGCGCGCCCGGCTTCCCCGACCCGGACGCGGACCGCGGCACCCACACCTTCCGCTACGCGCTCGTGCCGGGCGCCGACATCGCCGAGGCGGTGCGCGAGGGCTACCGCGCGAACCTGCCGCTGCGCCGCGGCGCCGCCGCGGTGGAGCCCCTGGTCGCCGTGGCGTCGGGCCGGGCGGTGGTCGAGGCGGTCAAGCTGGCCGAGGACCGCAGCGGCGACGTCGTGGTGCGGCTCTACGAGCCGCTGGGTGGGCGGACCTCGGTGCGGCTGCGGTTCGGCTTCGAGCACCGCGACGTGGAGGTGGTGGACCTGCACGAGCGGGCCGACGCCGAGGTCGCCGCGCTCGCGCCGTACGCCGACGGCGTGCTCGAGCTGGGGCCGTTCCAGGTGGTGACCCTGCGGGTCAGGCGCTGA
- a CDS encoding TolB-like translocation protein has protein sequence MRRWSALLVVFAALLLPATPARAAHDEHRVVWDGAGHHGIVLRSALADGSGEVLLHRQPRGFSMGVALDAGGRRVALATAEPRRRPPRVLVLATTGTGRAHDVLAGDDPFYAVGAVGWSPNGERLVLEAFRTHGGRNDRELWTVGRDGTGLRRLRTVGEVTDDGFLPVGSGVPWTRRGVFYAAADGLHRFARGRDHAVLRGVRSVVSSGDGRWLFVERYGPGPRALWRLHPDGTGLEELFTLDQPDGSYLGSSRPSRDGTELLTQVLTEGQVRVVRHPVERAPLPSDPSLGFLDEALELEWR, from the coding sequence ATGCGACGCTGGTCCGCGCTGCTCGTCGTGTTCGCCGCGCTGCTGCTGCCGGCGACGCCCGCACGCGCCGCCCACGACGAGCACCGCGTCGTCTGGGACGGCGCCGGCCACCACGGCATCGTGCTGCGCTCGGCGCTCGCGGACGGCAGCGGCGAGGTCCTGCTCCACCGCCAGCCCCGGGGCTTCTCGATGGGGGTGGCTCTCGACGCCGGCGGTCGGCGGGTCGCGCTCGCGACCGCGGAGCCCCGACGCCGTCCGCCTCGCGTCCTGGTCCTGGCGACGACAGGGACGGGCCGGGCCCACGACGTGCTGGCCGGGGACGACCCCTTCTACGCCGTCGGCGCCGTGGGCTGGTCGCCGAACGGCGAGCGGCTGGTGCTCGAGGCCTTCCGGACGCACGGGGGCCGCAACGACCGCGAGCTGTGGACGGTCGGTCGGGACGGCACCGGGCTGAGGCGGCTGCGGACCGTCGGCGAGGTGACGGACGACGGCTTCCTGCCGGTCGGCTCCGGGGTGCCCTGGACGCGTCGCGGGGTGTTCTACGCCGCCGCCGACGGGCTGCACCGGTTCGCCCGAGGCCGCGACCACGCGGTGCTGCGCGGGGTCAGGTCGGTGGTGAGCTCCGGGGACGGCCGGTGGCTCTTCGTCGAGCGCTACGGTCCCGGGCCGCGGGCGCTGTGGCGCCTGCACCCGGACGGCACCGGGCTCGAGGAGCTCTTCACGCTCGACCAGCCCGACGGGTCCTACCTCGGCTCGTCCCGGCCGTCCCGGGACGGCACGGAGCTCCTGACGCAGGTGCTGACCGAGGGGCAGGTGCGGGTGGTGCGGCACCCCGTCGAGCGAGCGCCGCTGCCCTCCGACCCTTCGCTGGGGTTCCTCGACGAGGCACTGGAGCTGGAGTGGCGATGA
- a CDS encoding pyruvate carboxylase, producing MFSKVLVANRGEIAIRAFRAAYELGARTVAVFPHEDRWSEHRLKADEAYEIGERGHPVRAYLDPEGIVATAVRAGADAVYPGYGFLSENPALAEACAAAGITFVGPSSEVLTLTGNKARAIAAAKAAGVPTLQSVPPGTDVDALVASSEAIPYPLFVKAVAGGGGRGMRRVDDPAQLREAVETCMREAEGAFGDPTVFIEQAVVDPRHIEVQILADGTGQVMHLFERDCSVQRRHQKVIEIAPAPHLDPELRDRICADAVRFATEIGYSNAGTVEFLLDPAGDYVFIEMNPRIQVEHTVTEEITDVDLVQSQLRIASGETLADLGLSQDTVSIRGAALQCRITTEDPANNFRPDTGVITTYRSPGGGGVRLDGGTTYTGAEISAHFDSMLSKLTCRGRTFEAAVAKARRAVAEFRIRGVTTNIAFLQAVLDDPDFRAGNVTTSFIETHPQLLQARASGDRGTKLMTFLADVTVNQPHGSAPVTLDPATKLPPVDLDVTAPDGTRQRLLDLGPEAFARALREQGQVAVTDTTFRDAHQSLLATRVRTADLLAVAPHVARTTPQLWSLECWGGATYDVALRFLSEDPWERLAALREAVPNVMLQMLLRGRNTVGYTPYPTAVTRAFVQEAAATGLDVFRIFDALNDVSQMRPAIEAVRETGTTLAEVALCYTGDLSSPDERLYTLDYYLRLAEQIVEAGAHVLAIKDMAGLLRAPAARTLVTALRERFDLPVHLHTHDTPGGQLGTLLAAIDAGVDAVDAATASMAGTTSQPPLSALVSATDHSARETGLSLAAVNALEPYWEAVRRVYAPFESGLPSPTGRVYRHEIPGGQLSNLRQQAIALGLGEKFEQIEDMYAAANDILGDIPKVTPSSKVIGDLALHLVAAGADPAEFAADPARFDIPDSVIGFLNGELGDPPGGWPEPFRTKALAGRTWKPPASELTAEQAAGLDGSSTESSRARQETLNELLFPGPTREFREVRETYGDVSALPTVDYLYGLRYGEEHEVTLEVGKTVILGLQAISEPDERGYRSVMATINGQLRPISVRDRAVASEVAVAEKADTSRPGHVAAPFQGVVTVVVGEGDSVEAGAVVATIEAMKMEASITAPVAGTVQRLAVTGTQAVDGGDLVVVLG from the coding sequence ATGTTCTCCAAGGTGCTCGTGGCCAACCGCGGCGAGATCGCGATCCGGGCGTTCCGCGCGGCGTACGAGCTGGGGGCGCGCACGGTGGCGGTCTTCCCGCACGAGGACCGGTGGAGCGAGCACCGGCTCAAGGCGGACGAGGCCTACGAGATCGGCGAGCGCGGCCACCCGGTGCGGGCCTACCTCGACCCCGAGGGGATCGTGGCCACGGCGGTGCGGGCGGGCGCGGACGCGGTGTACCCGGGCTACGGCTTCCTGTCGGAGAACCCGGCGCTGGCCGAGGCCTGCGCGGCCGCCGGGATCACCTTCGTGGGTCCGAGCAGCGAGGTGCTGACGCTGACCGGCAACAAGGCGCGCGCGATCGCGGCGGCGAAGGCCGCCGGGGTGCCGACCCTGCAGAGCGTGCCGCCCGGCACCGACGTCGACGCGCTGGTGGCCAGCAGCGAGGCCATCCCCTACCCCCTCTTCGTCAAGGCCGTCGCCGGCGGCGGCGGCCGCGGCATGCGGCGCGTGGACGACCCGGCGCAGCTGCGCGAGGCCGTCGAGACGTGCATGCGCGAGGCCGAGGGCGCGTTCGGCGACCCGACGGTCTTCATCGAGCAGGCCGTGGTGGACCCGCGCCACATCGAGGTGCAGATCCTGGCCGACGGGACCGGGCAGGTCATGCACCTGTTCGAGCGCGACTGCTCGGTGCAGCGGCGCCACCAGAAGGTCATCGAGATCGCCCCGGCGCCGCACCTGGACCCGGAGCTGCGCGACCGGATCTGCGCGGACGCCGTGCGGTTCGCCACCGAGATCGGCTACAGCAACGCGGGCACGGTGGAGTTCCTGCTGGACCCGGCCGGTGACTACGTGTTCATCGAGATGAACCCGCGCATCCAGGTCGAGCACACCGTCACCGAGGAGATCACCGACGTCGACCTGGTGCAGTCGCAGCTGCGCATCGCCAGCGGCGAGACCCTGGCCGACCTCGGCCTGAGCCAGGACACGGTGAGCATCCGCGGCGCCGCGCTCCAGTGCCGGATCACCACCGAGGACCCGGCCAACAACTTCCGCCCCGACACCGGGGTGATCACGACCTACCGCTCGCCCGGCGGCGGCGGCGTGCGCCTGGACGGCGGCACGACGTACACCGGTGCGGAGATCTCCGCGCACTTCGACTCGATGCTGTCCAAGCTCACCTGCCGGGGCCGCACCTTCGAGGCCGCGGTGGCCAAGGCCCGGCGCGCCGTGGCGGAGTTCCGGATCCGCGGGGTGACGACCAACATCGCGTTCCTGCAGGCGGTGCTGGACGACCCGGACTTCCGCGCCGGGAACGTCACCACCAGCTTCATCGAGACCCACCCGCAGCTCCTGCAGGCCCGGGCCAGCGGCGACCGCGGCACCAAGCTGATGACCTTCCTGGCCGACGTGACGGTCAACCAGCCGCACGGCAGCGCGCCGGTCACGCTCGACCCGGCCACCAAGCTGCCGCCCGTCGACCTCGACGTCACGGCGCCGGACGGGACCCGCCAGCGGCTGCTGGACCTCGGCCCGGAGGCCTTCGCCCGCGCGCTGCGGGAGCAGGGCCAGGTCGCGGTCACCGACACGACGTTCCGCGACGCCCACCAGTCGCTGCTGGCCACCCGGGTGCGGACCGCCGACCTGCTGGCCGTGGCGCCGCACGTCGCCCGCACGACGCCGCAGCTGTGGAGCCTGGAGTGCTGGGGCGGTGCGACCTACGACGTGGCGCTGCGCTTCCTCTCCGAGGACCCGTGGGAGCGGCTGGCCGCGCTGCGCGAGGCGGTGCCGAACGTGATGCTCCAGATGCTGCTGCGCGGGCGCAACACCGTCGGCTACACGCCGTACCCCACCGCGGTCACCCGCGCGTTCGTCCAGGAGGCGGCGGCCACCGGCCTCGACGTCTTCCGCATCTTCGACGCCCTCAACGACGTCTCGCAGATGCGGCCCGCGATCGAGGCGGTCCGCGAGACCGGGACGACCCTGGCCGAGGTCGCGCTCTGCTACACCGGCGACCTGTCCAGCCCGGACGAGAGGCTCTACACCCTCGACTACTACCTGCGGCTGGCCGAGCAGATCGTCGAGGCCGGCGCGCACGTGCTGGCCATCAAGGACATGGCCGGGCTGCTCCGGGCGCCGGCCGCCCGCACCCTGGTGACCGCGCTGCGCGAGCGCTTCGACCTCCCCGTGCACCTGCACACCCACGACACGCCGGGCGGCCAGCTCGGCACCCTGCTGGCGGCGATCGACGCGGGTGTCGACGCCGTCGACGCCGCCACCGCGTCCATGGCCGGCACGACGTCCCAGCCGCCGCTCTCGGCCCTGGTCTCCGCGACCGACCACTCCGCCCGCGAGACCGGGTTGTCCCTGGCCGCGGTCAACGCGCTCGAGCCCTACTGGGAGGCCGTGCGCCGCGTCTACGCGCCGTTCGAGTCCGGCCTGCCGTCGCCCACCGGCCGGGTCTACCGCCACGAGATCCCCGGCGGACAGCTGTCCAACCTGCGCCAGCAGGCCATCGCGCTCGGCCTCGGGGAGAAGTTCGAGCAGATCGAGGACATGTACGCCGCCGCGAACGACATCCTCGGCGACATCCCGAAGGTCACGCCGTCGTCCAAGGTCATCGGCGACCTGGCCCTGCACCTGGTCGCGGCCGGCGCGGACCCGGCCGAGTTCGCGGCGGACCCCGCGCGGTTCGACATCCCCGACTCGGTCATCGGCTTCCTGAACGGCGAGCTGGGCGACCCGCCCGGCGGCTGGCCCGAGCCGTTCCGCACCAAGGCCCTCGCGGGCCGCACCTGGAAGCCGCCGGCCAGCGAGCTGACCGCGGAGCAGGCGGCCGGTCTCGACGGCTCCTCCACCGAGTCGTCGCGCGCGCGGCAGGAGACGCTCAACGAGCTGCTCTTCCCCGGGCCGACGCGGGAGTTCCGCGAGGTCCGCGAGACCTACGGCGACGTCTCGGCGCTGCCGACCGTGGACTACCTCTACGGCCTGCGGTACGGCGAGGAGCACGAGGTCACCCTCGAGGTCGGCAAGACCGTGATCCTCGGCCTGCAGGCGATCAGCGAGCCCGACGAGCGCGGCTACCGCTCGGTGATGGCGACCATCAACGGCCAGCTCCGCCCGATCAGCGTCCGCGACCGGGCCGTGGCCAGCGAGGTGGCCGTCGCCGAGAAGGCCGACACCAGCCGACCGGGCCACGTGGCCGCGCCCTTCCAGGGCGTGGTGACCGTCGTGGTCGGCGAGGGCGACAGCGTCGAGGCCGGCGCCGTCGTGGCCACCATCGAGGCGATGAAGATGGAGGCCTCCATCACCGCGCCGGTGGCCGGCACCGTCCAGCGGCTGGCCGTCACCGGCACCCAGGCCGTCGACGGCGGCGACCTGGTGGTCGTCCTCGGCTGA
- a CDS encoding PH domain-containing protein: MHPIRELVRFLPVLVVVVVGSTAAGGEQWQLIGVAFPVALGLLRYLTTRFRIAAGRIELQRGLLNRHVLSSPVDRVRTVDLTSSPIHRILGLTTVRIGTGTASSNDEDRIDLDGLPRDRARALREELLRSSPLDDAVGAEGADGVAPETERVVLALDPSWVRFAPLTGSGVVIAAAALGGGSQLLQAFGFWEHLDPSRLDGPDAPLAVLVPVLLLGVAVLVSLLSVAGYLVTNFGFRLTRGGTTWHLSRGLLTTRETTLDDERVAGVNLSEPLGLRIARGARLSAVITGLDRSQRGSSLLVPPAPRTVAEGVAREVLDTAEPIDAPLVGHGPRAARRRWTRATGPAAVLAVVLVVLVVLGAPRWLLAGLLVLPVAALLAWDRTRALGHALVAGHLVARSGSLVRRRRVLEVRHIIGWNLQSTWFQRRAGLTTLVATTAGGSQAVAVLDVPESEAVRVAHEALPELLAQFSA, encoded by the coding sequence CGGCGTCGCGTTCCCGGTGGCGCTGGGTCTGCTGCGCTACCTGACCACCCGGTTCCGGATCGCGGCCGGGCGCATCGAGCTCCAGCGCGGCCTGCTCAACCGGCACGTGCTCTCCTCGCCCGTCGACCGGGTCCGCACCGTCGACCTGACCTCCTCCCCCATCCACCGGATCCTGGGGCTGACCACGGTGCGCATCGGCACCGGGACCGCCTCGTCGAACGACGAGGACCGCATCGACCTCGACGGCCTCCCGCGCGACCGGGCCCGGGCCTTGCGCGAGGAGCTGCTGCGCTCCTCGCCGCTGGACGACGCCGTGGGCGCCGAGGGCGCCGACGGCGTCGCACCCGAGACCGAGCGGGTCGTGCTCGCCCTCGACCCGTCGTGGGTACGCTTCGCGCCCCTGACCGGCAGCGGCGTGGTCATCGCCGCGGCCGCGCTGGGCGGCGGGAGCCAGCTCCTGCAGGCCTTCGGCTTCTGGGAGCACCTGGACCCGAGCCGCCTCGACGGGCCGGACGCGCCGCTCGCCGTCCTGGTCCCGGTGCTGCTGCTCGGGGTGGCCGTGCTGGTCTCGCTGCTGTCCGTGGCCGGCTACCTGGTGACGAACTTCGGCTTCCGCCTGACCCGCGGCGGCACGACCTGGCACCTGAGCCGCGGCCTGCTCACCACCCGCGAGACCACGCTCGACGACGAGCGGGTCGCGGGGGTCAACCTCTCCGAGCCGCTCGGCCTCCGGATCGCGCGCGGCGCCCGGCTGTCGGCCGTCATCACGGGACTGGACCGCAGCCAGCGCGGCAGCTCGCTGCTCGTCCCGCCGGCGCCGCGCACGGTGGCCGAGGGCGTCGCCCGCGAGGTGCTGGACACCGCCGAGCCGATCGACGCCCCCCTGGTCGGGCACGGGCCACGAGCGGCGAGACGGCGTTGGACCCGCGCGACCGGCCCGGCCGCGGTGCTGGCCGTCGTCCTCGTCGTCCTGGTCGTGCTGGGCGCGCCGAGGTGGCTGCTGGCCGGGCTGCTGGTGCTGCCGGTCGCGGCCCTGCTGGCCTGGGACCGCACCCGCGCACTGGGCCACGCCCTGGTCGCCGGTCACCTGGTGGCCCGCTCCGGTTCGCTGGTGCGCCGCCGGCGGGTGCTCGAGGTCCGCCACATCATCGGCTGGAACCTGCAGAGCACGTGGTTCCAGCGCCGGGCCGGGCTCACCACGCTGGTCGCGACCACCGCGGGCGGCTCGCAGGCCGTCGCGGTGCTCGACGTGCCCGAGAGCGAGGCGGTGCGGGTCGCGCACGAGGCGCTGCCCGAGCTGCTGGCCCAGTTCAGCGCCTGA
- a CDS encoding AGE family epimerase/isomerase — translation MTDDLPDDDWLDAEARRLLAFARCARLASGGFGWLGADGRVDGDRPLELWINARMTYVFTLAHLWGEPDAAAYADHGLAALTETFRDREHGGWRSQAGGAGPERKAAYDHAFVLLASAAATVAGRPGARALLDEAIGVVEERFWDEDAGALLDTWDAAWREPEPYRGANANMHGVEAFLAVADATGDPVWRERAARITVRLVGEARERNGRMPEHHDARWRPLLDFNRERPGDPFRPYGATVGHGLEWSRLVLQLHAAGGGGDELLADARLLFDAAVRDGWAADGAPGFVYTVDWDGTPVVRERMHWVVAEAVLAAGAQGRDDLAARWWGYAREHLVDEVAGSWHHELDAQNRPASTVWSGKPDVYHAFQACLLPRLPLHPSAAAALARR, via the coding sequence ATGACCGACGACCTCCCCGACGACGACTGGCTCGACGCCGAGGCCCGCCGGCTGCTGGCCTTCGCGCGGTGCGCGCGCCTGGCCTCGGGCGGGTTCGGCTGGCTCGGCGCCGACGGCCGCGTGGACGGCGACCGGCCGCTCGAGCTCTGGATCAACGCTCGGATGACCTACGTGTTCACCCTCGCGCACCTGTGGGGCGAGCCCGACGCCGCGGCGTACGCCGACCACGGGCTGGCCGCGCTGACCGAGACGTTCCGCGACCGCGAGCACGGCGGGTGGCGCAGCCAGGCGGGCGGTGCGGGGCCGGAACGCAAGGCGGCCTACGACCACGCCTTCGTGCTGCTGGCGTCGGCGGCGGCGACCGTGGCCGGGCGGCCGGGGGCGCGGGCCCTGCTGGACGAGGCGATCGGGGTGGTCGAGGAGCGGTTCTGGGACGAGGACGCCGGCGCGCTGCTCGACACCTGGGACGCGGCGTGGCGCGAGCCCGAGCCCTACCGCGGGGCCAACGCCAACATGCACGGGGTCGAGGCGTTCCTGGCCGTGGCGGACGCCACCGGCGACCCGGTGTGGCGCGAGCGCGCCGCACGCATCACCGTCCGGCTGGTCGGCGAGGCGCGCGAGCGCAACGGCCGGATGCCCGAGCACCACGACGCCCGGTGGCGGCCGCTGCTCGACTTCAACCGCGAGCGGCCCGGTGACCCGTTCCGCCCGTACGGCGCGACCGTCGGCCACGGCCTGGAGTGGTCACGCCTGGTGCTCCAGCTGCACGCGGCGGGCGGGGGCGGCGACGAGCTGCTCGCGGACGCGCGGCTGCTCTTCGACGCGGCGGTGCGCGACGGGTGGGCGGCCGACGGTGCGCCCGGGTTCGTCTACACCGTGGACTGGGACGGCACGCCCGTGGTGCGCGAGCGGATGCACTGGGTGGTGGCCGAGGCGGTGCTGGCCGCGGGCGCCCAGGGTCGCGACGACCTGGCCGCGCGGTGGTGGGGCTACGCCCGCGAGCACCTGGTCGACGAGGTCGCCGGCTCGTGGCACCACGAGCTGGACGCGCAGAACCGGCCGGCCAGCACGGTGTGGTCGGGCAAGCCCGACGTCTACCACGCCTTCCAGGCCTGCCTGCTGCCCCGGCTGCCCCTGCACCCGTCGGCGGCGGCCGCGCTGGCCCGGCGCTGA